The Erigeron canadensis isolate Cc75 chromosome 4, C_canadensis_v1, whole genome shotgun sequence genome window below encodes:
- the LOC122595389 gene encoding probable protein phosphatase 2C 39, whose protein sequence is MTGREILHKMKEKVGLSSSSGETGKGKSKIHKHVTHGYHLVKGKSYHDMEDYVFAQFKNVGDDELGLFAIFDGHLSHEVPDYLRSHLFENILNEPDFWTKTENAIRRAYRVTDKTILDKAVDLGKGGSTAVTAILINCKKLVVANVGDSRAVISKKGVAKQLSIDHEPSKERKVIEDRGGFVSTFPGDVPRVDGRLAVARAFGDKSLKEHLSSEPDVSMEMIDDDTDFIILASDGVWKVMTNQEAVDCIKNVKDAKSAAKQLTDEALARKSTDDISCIVVRFQ, encoded by the exons ATGACTGGCCGTGAAATCCTTCACAAGATGAAG GAAAAGGTTGGTTTATCATCATCTTCAGGTGAAACTGGAAAAGGAAAAAGCAAGATTCATAAACATGTTACACATGGGTATCATTTAGTTAAGGGAAAATCATACCATGATATGGAAGATTATGTATTTGCACAATTCAAAAATGTTGGTGACGATGAACTTGGACTGTTTGCTATATTCGATGGTCACTTAAGCCATGAAGTTCCTGATTATCTTCGATCTCATTTGtttgaaaacattttaaatgag CCTGATTTCTGGACTAAGACCGAAAATGCTATCAGAAGGGCGTATCGGGTAACTGATAAAACAATACTGGATAAAGCAGTTGATTTGGGTAAAGGAGGTTCTACTGCTGTTACTGCCATTTTGATAAATTGTAAAAAGCTTGTGGTAGCCAATGTTGGGGACTCTCGGGCTGTGATAAGCAAGAAGGGTGTGGCTAAACAGTTATCAATTGACCATGAACCTAGCAAGGAACGCAAAGTTATCGAGGACAGAGGAGGTTTTGTCTCTACCTTTCCAG GTGATGTTCCACGTGTTGATGGGCGCTTAGCGGTAGCAAGAGCATTTGGTGACAAGAGCTTGAAGGAACACCTGAGCTCCGAGCCAGATGTATCAATGGAGATGATAGATGATGATACTGACTTCATTATCCTAGCAAGTGATGGCGTGTGGAAG GTTATGACAAATCAAGAGGCTGTAGATTGCATCAAGAATGTGAAGGATGCAAAGTCTGCTGCAAAGCAACTAACTGACGAGGCGCTTGCAAGGAAGAGCACTGATGACATCTCCTGCATTGTTGTAAGGTTCCAATGA
- the LOC122597535 gene encoding uncharacterized protein LOC122597535 — protein sequence METTHRRHKSNSSGDNFTFPTLSPDVQMDTELADHLFSNGKFLLHTFPLQPKNITSCTFSRTCSVSSKDSLLSSRSNSTNSSSSSCSSARTSTSDSSTGFAMKTTISPSRSPAHYNTCYLPAQRWQFMAPVPMLNRRTSQRRRCEDQKQKGSPENKKCITKKGCCQKLFRWFVSSCIQCHAMEPYTT from the coding sequence ATGGAGACTACTCATCGCCGCCACAAAAGCAATTCCTCCGGTGACAACTTCACATTCCCAACACTGTCACCCGACGTTCAAATGGACACGGAATTAGCAGACCATTTGTTCTCAAATGGAAAATTCCTACTCCACACTTTCCCTCTTCAACCAAAAAACATAACAAGTTGTACCTTTTCAAGAACATGTAGTGTTAGTAGTAAAGATTCACTCCTGTCTTCCAGGAGCAATAGTACAAATAGCAGCAGTAGCAGTTGCAGCAGCGCAAGAACAAGCACTAGTGACTCTTCAACCGGATTTGCAATGAAAACCACCATCTCCCCTAGCAGAAGCCCGGCTCACTACAACACTTGCTATCTTCCTGCTCAAAGGTGGCAGTTTATGGCGCCTGTGCCTATGCTTAACCGCCGAACTTCCCAAAGACGAAGATGTGAAGACCAGAAGCAAAAAGGATCACCGGAGAATAAGAAATGCATTACTAAGAAAGGATGCTGCCAGAAACTTTTCCGGTGGTTTGTGTCATCATGCATTCAATGCCATGCTATGGAGCCTTACACAACATAG
- the LOC122598157 gene encoding dynamin-related protein 5A-like: MATSDYSLNTPTKTPISDNKLSSRKHNHQTTVSKSRFEAYNRLQSAAVAFGEKLPIPEIVAIGGQSDGKSSLLEALLGFRFNVREVEMGTRRPLILQMVHDPTALDPRCRFQEEDSEEYGSPIVLSSVIADTIKSRTEALLKKTKTAVSAKPIVMRAEYAHCPNLTIIDTPGFVLKAKKGEPESTPEEILSMVKSLASPPHRILVFLQQSSVEWCSSLWLDAIRDIDPTFRRTLIVVSKFDNRLKEFTERWEVDRYLSASGYLGDNTHPFFVALPKERTTVSNDEFRRQISQVDSDVIRHLKENVKGGYDEEKYKSHIGFGCLRDYLEAELQKRYKEAAPATLALLEQRCSEVTDQLNTMDSKIQATSDVAHLRRSSMLFASSICNHVGVLIDGAADPDPEQWGKTTEEEKSESGLGSWPGVMADIKPPNATLRLYGGAAFERVMHEFRCAAYSVECPPVSREKVANIILAHAGRGGGRGITEAAAQIARAAAKSWLAPLLDTACERLAFVLRNLFDLAMEKNQHQHFDYGNKTGDMDGYVGFHAALRRSYDCFIRDLAKQCKQLVRHHLDSVTSPYSQVCYETELLFESGPNSTFRYQTSTTSMCLDLSDHGSSLCNETLKDQENMPPENNNRNKDQETTPGKLLKAAGEASMTVPETPSPDQPCDGIYVIKKEHGNFIEGVARKRQPRIHNSKVLTNLAGQNGGGLVFSGGDMGSRSGSTYKEICLSAAQHFARIREVLVERSVTSALNSGFLTPCRDRLMVAMGLDLFGVNDEKFMDMFVAPGAIDNLQNERQSLQKRQKILHSCLTEFKSVARSL, encoded by the exons ATGGCGACTTCCGATTACTCTCTAAACACACCAACAAAAACTCCGATTAGTGACAACAAACTTTCATCGAGAAAACACAACCACCAAACCACCGTCTCAAAGTCTCGATTCGAAGCGTACAACCGTCTTCAGTCTGCTGCGGTTGCGTTTGGTGAAAAACTTCCAATACCTGAGATCGTAGCGATCGGAGGTCAGTCGGATGGCAAGAGCTCGCTTCTGGAAGCGTTACTTGGGTTTAGGTTTAATGTTAGAGAAGTTGAAATGGGGACTCGTAGGCCGCTTATTCTTCAGATGGTTCATGATCCTACTGCTCTTGATCCTCGGTGTCGGTTTCAG GAGGAGGATTCTGAGGAATATGGGAGTCCAATTGTTTTATCATCAGTAATTGCAGACACTATCAAATCACGAACTGAAGCGTTGCTGAAGAAGACTAAAACTGCCGTCTCTGCTAAGCCGATTGTGATGAGAGCTGAATACGCTCATTGTCCTAATCTTACCATTATTGATACTCCAGGATTTGTTCTCAAG GCTAAGAAGGGTGAACCGGAGAGTACCCCAGAAGAAATTTTATCAATGGTGAAGTCTTTGGCTAGTCCACCTCATCGTATCCTGGTCTTTCTTCAACAAAGTAGCGTGGAGTGGTGCTCATCTTTGTGGTTGGATGCTATTCGTGACATTGATCCAACTTTTCGAAGAACGTTAATTGTTGTTTCAAAGTTCGATAATCGTCTTAAG GAATTTACTGAACGGTGGGAGGTGGACCGCTATCTGAGTGCAAGTGGCTACCTTGGAGATAACACACATCCGTTCTTTGTGGCTCTACCAAAGGAAAGAACCACAgtttcaaatgatgaatttaGAAGGCAAATTTCTCAAGTGGATTCAGATGTTATACGTCACCTCAAAGAAAATGTCAAAGGTGGCTATGatgaagaaaaatataaatccCACATCGGGTTTGGTTGTCTAAGAGATTATTTGGAAGCTGAGCTTCAAAAAAGATACAAAGAAGCTGCACCTGCAACATTGGCTTTGCTCGAACAACGTTGCAGTGAAGTCACTGATCAATTAAATACCATGGACTCCAAAATACAAGCAACATCTGATGTTGCTCACCTTCGAAGATCTTCGATGTTGTTTGCATCCTCCATCTGCAACCATGTG GGAGTATTGATAGACGGAGCAGCTGATCCTGACCCTGAGCAATGGGGAAAAACAACAGAAGAAGAGAAATCAGAAAGTGGGTTGGGGAGCTGGCCTGGAGTAATGGCTGACATAAAACCACCCAACGCTACCCTTCGGCTCTATGGTGGTGCTGCTTTTGAAAGAGTGATGCATGAATTTCGATGTGCCGCATACTCAGTTGAATGTCCTCCTGTTTCAAGGGAGAAG GTGGCAAACATCATACTGGCCCATGCAGGCCGAGGAGGTGGAAGGGGAATTACAGAGGCAGCTGCACAGATTGCACGTGCTGCTGCTAAATCATGGCTTGCCCCTCTTCTTGACACAGCTTGTGAACGACTAGCATTTGTATTAAGAAATTTGTTTGATCTTGCTATGGAGAAAAATCAGCATCAGCACTTTGATT ATGGGAACAAAACTGGGGATATGGATGGCTATGTCGGTTTTCATGCGGCTTTAAGACGTTCTTACGATTGTTTCATAAGAGATCTTGCAAAACAATGCAAGCAACTCGTTCGTCACCACTTGGATTCTGTTACAAGCCCATATTCTCAAGTATGCTATGAGACAGAACTCCTATTTGAGTCGGGCCCAAACTCTACCTTTAGATACCAGACATCAACTACTTCAATGTGCCTTGATTTGTCTGATCATGGGTCATCATTGTGTAACGAAACTCTAAAAGACCAAGAAAACATGCCTCCGGAAAATAATAATAGGAATAAGGATCAGGAAACAACTCCAGGAAAGCTTTTAAAAGCAGCTGGGGAAGCTTCCATGACGGTACCTGAAACACCATCACCTGACCAACCATGTGACGGAATTTATGTCATCAAAAAGGAACATGGAAACTTTATTGAAGGTGTAGCAAGAAAACGTCAACCTCGAATACATAACAGTAAAGTGTTGACTAATCTAGCTGGTCAAAATGGTGGCGGTCTTGTATTTTCAGGCGGGGATATGGGCTCACGATCAGGGTCAACTTACAAGGAAATATGCTTATCGGCTGCTCAACATTTTGCACGGATACGTGAAGTCCTGGTTGAACGGAGTGTAACTTCAGCACTGAATTCAGGATTTCTAACCCCATG CCGTGACCGCCTTATGGTAGCAATGGGACTCGATTTATTTGGTGTGAATGATGAGAAGTTTATGGATATGTTTGTGGCACCTGGTGCAATTGACAACCTTCAGAATGAACGACAGTCCCTTCAGAAGCGCCAGAAGATATTACATTCTTGCTTGACTGAATTCAAGTCAGTGGCAAGATCTCTGTAG
- the LOC122595847 gene encoding protein RICE SALT SENSITIVE 3 has protein sequence MVGSGTTTTTNTDRNKEAVGMLALHEALRSVCLNTDWTYSVFWTIRPRPRVRGGNGCKVGDDIGSLMLMWEDGYCRGRMVDCLEEMDAGEDPVRKAFSKMSIQLYNYGEGLMGKVASDKCHKWVFKEPTECDQSISNYWQSSFDALPTEWNEQFDSGIQTIAVIQAGHGLLQLGSCKIVPEDLHFVLRMRHTFESLGYQSGFYLSQLFASTASPSSTGIPLKQPTDPIHQPPAFNWTAANRMQSPNFQNPTRLGFVPKDETHMFLHPHSSEPQMGTMMSHDHVENDIKWPNGLTFFNALTEGIGGRPDGSQNLNHDKHEGGIYTDVMENFLE, from the exons ATGGTGGGCTcaggaacaacaacaacaacaaatacaGATAGAAACAAAGAAGCAGTTGGAATGTTGGCACTTCATGAAGCTTTAAGAAGTGTTTGTCTCAATACTGACTGGACTTACTCTGTCTTCTGGACCATTAGGCCTCGACC aAGGGTTAGAGGGGGTAATGGCTGCAAAGTTGGAGATGATATTGGTAGCTT GATGTTGATGTGGGAAGATGGATATTGCAGAGGAAGAATGGTGGATTGTTTAGAAGAAATGGATGCAGGGGAAGATCCTGTGAGGAAAGCATTCAGCAAAATGTCTATTCAGTTGTATAACTATGGAGAAGG ATTAATGGGAAAAGTAGCTTCTGATAAGTGTCACAAATGGGTATTCAAAGAGCCAACAGAATGTGATCAGAGTATATCTAACTATTGGCAAAGCTCTTTTGATGCT CTTCCAACAGAATGGAATGAACAGTTTGATTCAGGAATACAG ACTATAGCTGTAATTCAAGCTGGTCATGGCCTTTTGCAACTTGGATCATGCAAGATT GTACCTGAAGATCTTCATTTTGTGCTTAGAATGAGACATACTTTTGAATCACTTGGCTACCAATCTGGTTTTTATCTTTCACAATTGTTTGCATCCACTGCGTCGCCTTCTTCAACTGGGATTCCGTTAAAGCAACCAACGGACCCAATCCACCAACCTCCTGCTTTCAACTGGACTGCAGCGAACCGAATGCAATCACCAAATTTTCAGAATCCTACAAGACTTGGGTTCGTTCCTAAAGATGAGACACACATGTTCCTCCATCCTCATTCATCAGAACCACAAATGGGAACCATGATGAGTCATGACCATGTTGAAAACGATATCAAATGGCCTAATGGACTAACCTTCTTCAATGCACTTACAGAAGGGATTGGTGGCAGGCCCGATGGTAGTCAGAACTTGAATCACGATAAACACGAGGGGGGTATCTACACGGATGTCATGGAAAATTTCTTGGAGTGA
- the LOC122596484 gene encoding 3-hydroxybutyryl-CoA dehydrogenase, producing MGEQEEEEKKVMIMMIGVIGAGQMGSGIAQLGAVSGSDVYLVDKDPGALQTAKTSISDSIQRFVTKGQLSKDVGINALARLKYTSNLEDLRAADIVIEAIVESEDVKKKLFAELDKIVKGSAILASNTSSISITRIASATNRPHQVIGMHFMNPPPIMKLVEIIRGANTSDETFNATKRLAERFGKTVVCSQDYSGFIVNRILMPMINEAFHALYTGVATKEDIDVGMKLGTNQPMGPLQLADFIGLDICLSILKVLQAGLGDIKYAPCPLLVQYVDAGRLGKKRGIGVYSYHKSPKQSSRL from the exons atgggagaacaagaagaagaagaaaagaaggtgatgataatgatgatcgGAGTGATAGGGGCGGGGCAGATGGGGTCCGGGATAGCCCAACTGGGCGCTGTTTCCGGTTCCGATGTTTATCTTGTCGATAAGGATCCCGGAGCTCTACAAACTGCCAAGACTTCCATTTCTGACTCCATTCAACGTTTTGTCACCAAAGGTCAACTCTCCAAg GACGTAGGGATTAATGCTCTTGCTCGTCTAAAGTATACTTCGAATCTTGAAGATCTTCGAGCTGCAGATATAGTAATTGAAGCAATTGTAGAATCTGAGGATGTGAAGAAGAAATTGTTTGCAGAATTAGATAAGATTGTTAAAGGGTCGGCCATTTTGGCATCAAATACGAGTTCTATCTCAATTACTCGTATAGCATCTGCAACGAATAGACCACACCAG GTAATCGGCATGCACTTCATGAACCCCCCTCCAATCATGAAACTTGTTGAGATCATCCGAGGTGCAAATACATCAGATGAAACATTCAATGCAACAAAACGTTTAGCAGAGAG GTTTGGTAAGACTGTTGTTTGCTCACAAGATTATTCGGGGTTCATTGTGAACCGGATACTAATGCCAATGATTAATGAAGCCTTTCATGCACTTTACACTGGGGTAGCAACCAAGGAAGATATTGATGTAGGGATGAAGCTAGGAACTAACCAACCAATGGGTCCTTTACAACTTGCAGACTTTATTGGGCTCGATATATGTTTATCAATACTAAAAGTCCTACAAGCTGGGCTAGGAGACATCAAGTATGCACCCTGCCCTCTCCTTGTGCAGTATGTTGATGCTGGTCGCCTTGGTAAAAAGCGAGGTATCGGTGTTTACAGCTATCATAAATCACCAAAACAGTCCTCTCGACTTTAA
- the LOC122596485 gene encoding uncharacterized protein DDB_G0286299, translating to MKFLFQCPCCSCFCFVKPKKGAPKVKEAKETKPKEKEAKPKEKEAKPVEKEAKDEKKTE from the coding sequence atgaaattcttgtttcagtGTCCTTGTTGTTCTTGTTTCTGCTTTGTGAAGCCGAAAAAAGGGGCACCAAAGGTGAAAGAAGCTAAAGAAACTAAACCGAAGGAgaaagaagctaaaccaaaggAGAAAGAGGCTAAGCCGGTGGAGAAAGAAGCCAAGGATGAGAAGAAGACAGAGTGA
- the LOC122596520 gene encoding beta-glucuronosyltransferase GlcAT14B-like codes for MMLRLKQMKYFHLEKRWAFPLAITSIVTLFLFATCLNLGTVSSISKINLFFGIRPDKTSNNSAEEKFAPPPPPARPNIPRFAYLVSGSKGDLNKLWRTVRALYHPWNYYVLHLDLESPLEERMELASRVENDTTFAAVGNVYVIPKANMVTYRGPTMVSNTLHACAILLKKYKDWDWFINLSASDYPLVTQDDLLFSFRDLKRDLNFIEYTSRLGWKEKQRAMPLMVDPGLYQNTKSEIFWVQPKRALPTSFKLFTGSAWMILSRSFVEYCIWGWDNLPRTLLMYYTNFVSSPEGYFQTVICNSPEFVQTVVNHDMHFISWDTPPKQHPHVLTINDTDKMIASGAPFGRKFKQDTLVLDRIDQELLHRKNGSFTPGGWCKGDPLCTKVGKPTRVKEGPGAQRLSKLISNLLQQPMFSKSQCQ; via the exons ATGATGTTGAGACTTAAACAAATGAAGTATTTTCACTTGGAGAAACGATGGGCGTTCCCGCTAGCTATAACTTCAATTGTGACTCTTTTTCTCTTTGCAACATGTTTGAATTTGGGCACTGTGTCTTCAATATCCAAAATCAATTTGTTTTTTGGAATTAGGCCAGATAAAACAAGCAACAACTCTGCTGAAGAAAAGTTTGCTCCGCCTCCACCACCTGCTCGCCCAAATATACCTCGTTTTGCTTATTTGGTTTCGGGATCAAAAGGGGATTTGAATAAGTTATGGAGGACGGTAAGGGCATTGTATCATCCGTGGAACTATTATgttcttcatcttgatcttgaatCACCACTTGAGGAGAGAATGGAGCTTGCTTCACGAGTTGAAAATGATACCACTTTTGCTGCGGTtgggaatgtgtatgtgatcCCGAAAGCTAATATGGTTACGTATAGAGGACCAACAATGGTATCAAACACTCTTCACGCGTGTGCCATTCTTCTCAAGAAATATAAAGATTGGGATTGGTTTATAAATCTAAGTGCCTCGGATTATCCTCTCGTGACTCAAGATG ATCTTCTTTTTTCATTTCGTGATTTGAAGCGGGATTTGAATTTCATAGAGTACACAAGCCGATTAGGCTGGAAAGA GAAACAAAGGGCAATGCCATTGATGGTTGACCCGGGACTGTACCAGAACACAAAGTCAGAGATCTTTTGGGTGCAACCAAAACGGGCACTCCCGAcatcttttaaattatttacag GGTCGGCATGGATGATATTATCACGTTCTTTTGTCGAATATTGCATATGGGGTTGGGATAATCTTCCAAGAACTCTACTCATGTACTACACAAATTTCGTCTCGTCACCAGAAGGTTACTTCCAAACAGTTATCTGCAATTCCCCTGAATTTGTTCAAACAGTGGTGAACCACGATATGCACTTTATTTCATGGGACACCCCTCCAAAACAACATCCACATGTTCTTACCATAAATGACACAGACAAAATGATAGCAAGTGGAGCGCCATTTGGACGCAAGTTTAAGCAAGATACCCTTGTTTTGGATAGAATCGACCAAGAGTTATTACATCGTAAGAATGGGAGCTTCACCCCAGGTGGATGGTGCAAGGGCGACCCATTGTGCACCAAAGTTGGGAAACCCACACGGGTGAAAGAGGGCCCTGGCGCCCAAAGGCTTAGTAAGCTAATAAGCAACTTACTTCAACAACCTATGTTTAGTAAAAGTCAATGTCAATAG